The stretch of DNA TTGATCAGCCCAAATAATAAGGCCGAGCGTGCCAATCCAAGATGGGGGGCCAGTACCAGTGGAAAGACTAGCGATACAGCCAAAGCGCCCATATAGTCAAAGGTCAGCACTCGGCTCACTAATTCGGCAAAATCATTTTTGCGTTGATTCAATATCCGCATTACTAGCGGGATTTCCATTCCTACTAGCACGCCAGTCACAAACACTAAGGCATATAGCACCGAACGAAATGGCGCGGCGGCCCAAGCAAACACAATAAACAGCAGTGTGGCAGACAGCCCGCCAATCAAACCTACGAGTAATTCAATTTCAATAAAGGTATCCAGCGTGCGTTCATCCGACACATATTTGGATAGATGTGAGCCCACCCCCATGGCAAATAGATAGCAACCAATAATCGAGGAAAACTGCAAAATTGAGTCGCCCAGCAGGTAGCTAGCCAAGGCGCCGGCGATTAATTCATACGCTAGCCCACAGGAGGCCACAATAAAAACCGAAAGGATGAGCAGCTTTTCTCGCATGGATATTTCGGATGAATTGATTCAGAATGACAGCATTATGCCTGAGCCCAGTAAGGAATATGCATGTTAGACAGCTATCTACCGCCATTAATTGGCTACCTCAGCTACCTTGCCAGCGGCATTGCCATGTTGGTGGTGTTTGCCATGCTGTACAGCAAGATCACTCCATATGACGAACTCAAATTGATACGCGAAGGCAATGTGGCCGCAGCGTTGTCATTTGGTGGTGCATTAATCGGGTTTTCCTTTGCGTTAGCCTCCAGCGCATGGCATTTAAATCAGTTGGAGTTTTTCCTGATTTGGGGGGCACTCGCTGGGCTGATGCAAATTCTGGCATACGCATTTACGGTGAAATGCATTAAGGGTATGCCCATGCAGATAGCAGAAAATAACGTAGCTGTTGGTG from Chitinibacter fontanus encodes:
- a CDS encoding DUF350 domain-containing protein: MLDSYLPPLIGYLSYLASGIAMLVVFAMLYSKITPYDELKLIREGNVAAALSFGGALIGFSFALASSAWHLNQLEFFLIWGALAGLMQILAYAFTVKCIKGMPMQIAENNVAVGVLAGGISLAVGVINAGCLS